From a single Coturnix japonica isolate 7356 chromosome 18, Coturnix japonica 2.1, whole genome shotgun sequence genomic region:
- the FADS6 gene encoding fatty acid desaturase 6 produces MLRLGFLELFPALGSFPFSISSRLSVTFSPFSRPRLFPKWAPGGFLRSLICIQPPPPPAPLLPPAPPRRRAELRAVPARRLPTLLGFGVIRSLSLFFPGARRQRWGLRDAGGTRPGQRGLWALRCVTAVRREMPLGDSGAARRSGQHHCGVTGCEGTRDTPYQDQPAPDVSRTGVTGEDEELWPELDDGGLTSGRGEDACRALQRVRSGEALMAELSERVQKVVGSSSWWERHGVDICILSCSLLALPAGFLCLRSAHTIPFLVGVFILGVGYHTLAVKGSHLASHNALTKSKSWGKMWAVFFIEFFSAFTAEQASYNHVKLHHGYTNVIGLGDSSTWKLPFLNRYIYMFIMPLAVPIITPLVALDLLRNVEMRAALRTVCIMLLGLCCHYCLLRHVSGFQSPWSALLCMLLTRSLLAHPYIHVNIFQHIGLPMFAADRKPKRIQQMSLGVLNLPRNALLDWCFGHSLISCHVEHHLFPSLSDNMCLKIKPIVSQYLKEKQLPYNEDTYGSRLRLFLQKYEELMVHAPPITELVGIQ; encoded by the exons ATGCTCCGCCTGGGTTTTCTGGAGCTGTTTCCTGCTTTGGGCTCCTTTCCCTTCAGCATCTCCTCGCGTCTCTCCGTCACTTTCTCACCTTTTTCCCGTCCCCGGCTCTTCCCGAAATGGGCACCGGGCGGATTCCTGCGGTCGCTCATCTGCATTCAGCCTCCTCCCCCGCCGGCCCCGCTCCTCCCTCCCGCACCTCCGCGGCGTCGGGCAGAGCTGCGTGCGGTGCCGGCGCGGCGCCTCCCCACGCTCCTCGGCTTTGGGGTTATACGATCGTTATCGCTATTTTTCCCCGGAGCCCGGCGGCAGCGCTGGGGACTGAGGGACGCGGGAGGGACGCGGCCGGGGCAGCGGGGGCTGTGGGCTCTGCGCTGTGTCACCGCCGTGCGCCGGGAGATGCCTCTGGGGGACAGCGGGGCGGCCAGGAGGAGCGGCCAGCATCACTGCGGCGTCACCGGCTGCGAGGGGACACGGGACACCCCGTACCAGGACCAGCCGGCTCCCGATGTCAGCAGGACGGGGGTGACGGGAGAGGATGAGGAGCTGTGGCCGGAGCTGGATGATGGAGGTTTGACCTCCGGACGGGGAGAAGACGCGTGCAGGGCCCTGCAGAGGGTGAGGAGTGGGGAAGCACTGATGGCCGAGCTCTCGGAGAGGGTGCAGAAGGtggtggggagcagcagctggtgggagAGGCACGGCGTGGACATCTGCATCCTCAGCTGCAGTCTCCTAGCACTGCCAGCAG GATTCCTGTGCTTGCGTTCAGCCCACACCATCCCCTTCCTGGTGGGTGTCTTCATCCTTGGCGTGGGATATCACACCCTGGCTGTGAAGGGCAGCCACCTCGCCAGCCACAACGCCCTGACCAAGTCCAAGTCCTGGGGCAAAATGTGGGCTGTCTTCTTCATTGAG TTCTTCTCAGCATTCACGGCCGAGCAGGCCAGCTACAACCATGTGAAGCTCCACCATGGCTACACCAATGTCATTGGCCTGGGGGACTCCAGCACCTGGAAGCTGCCTTTCCTGAACCGCTACATCTATATGTTCATCATGCCGCTCGCTGTGCCCATCATAACCCCCCTGGTTGCACTAG ACTTGCTGAGGAACGTGGAGATGAGGGCTGCTCTCCGCACTGTCTGCATCATgttgctggggctgtgctgccattacTGCCTGCTGCGCCACGTCTCGGGCTTCCAGTCGCCGTggtctgccctgctctgcatgcTGCTCACCCGCTCTCTCCTGGCCCACCCCTACATCCATGTCAACATATTCCAG cacatcGGCCTCCCCATGTTTGCGGCTGATCGGAAGCCCAAGCGCATCCAGCAGATGAGTCTGGGTGTGCTCAACCTGCCCCGCAATGCACTGCTTGACTGGTGCTTTGGTCACTCGCTCATCAGCTGCCACGTGGAGCACCACCTCTTCCCCAGCCTGTCTGACAACATGTGCCTCAAG ATCAAACCCATCGTGTCGCAGTacctgaaggagaagcagctgccCTACAATGAGGACACCTACGGCTCCCGGCTCCGGCTCTTCCTGCAGAAGTACGAGGAGCTGATGGTCCATGCGCCGCCCATCACGGAGCTGGTGGGAATCCAGTGA
- the FDXR gene encoding LOW QUALITY PROTEIN: NADPH:adrenodoxin oxidoreductase, mitochondrial (The sequence of the model RefSeq protein was modified relative to this genomic sequence to represent the inferred CDS: inserted 1 base in 1 codon): protein MGERARAATCRGVTVRGRTAMRRRLRERQGRGAGRGWGGLGAVPPRXYGDGERPRPGTDEAMAAPARAGLRRWFSARAPAPKICVVGSGPAGFYTAQHILKHNDLAQVDIYEKLPVPFGLVRFGVAPDHPEVKNVINTFTQTARSDRCAYYGNVTVGRDVTVAELQQAYHAVVLSYGAEDNRVLGIPGENLRGVYSARAFVGWYNGVPENRDLKPDLSCETALILGHGNVALDIARILLSPLDFLRKTDITDSSLAALACSKVKRVWLAGRRGPLQVAFTIKELREMINLPGTQPVLNPADFTGLENAVKDAPRPRKRLTELMIKTALEKPREKAAVAQAAVPRQWGLKFQRSPQEVLPTADGMRVRGVRMALTRLEGSGDSAKAVPTGDMEELECGLVLSSIGYRSLPLDPAVPFDTQHGIIPNNSGRVMGVPGLYCSGWVKRGPVGVIITTMNDSFDTAQSVLEDLQGGVLDVSVSREGFGAVGSILRSRGIRPVSFSEWEKIDAAEVARGKAAGKPREKIVDPQEMLQLIGH from the exons ATGGGAGAGCGAGCCCGGGCTGCCACGTGCCGCGGGGTGACAGTGCGCGGCCGCACGGCGATGAGGCGGCGGCTCCGAGAGCGCCAAggccgcggggccgggcggggtTGGGGCGGCCTTGGGGCGGTTCCACCCC TATATGGGGACGGGGAGCGGCCGCGCCCCGGGACCGACGAAGCGATGGCGGCTCCAGCCCGTGCGG GTCTCCGCCGCTGGTTCTCCGCTCGCGCCCCGGCCCCGAAGATCTGCGTGGTGGGCAGCGGCCCCGCGGGGTTCTACACGGCTCAGCACATCCTGAAG CACAATGACCTGGCACAAGTGGACATCTATGAGAAGCTGCCTGTTCCATTTGGGCTTGTCCGTTTTGGAGTGGCACCAGATCACCCTGAAGTGAAG AATGTGATCAACACGTTCACACAAACTGCACGTTCAGATCGCTGTGCCTACTATGGGAATGTCACTGTGGGAAGGGACGTCacagtggcagagctgcagcaggcgTACCATGCCGTGGTGCTG AGTTATGGTGCTGAAGACAACCGGGTTCTGGGGATCCCAGGGGAGAACCTCCGTGGGGTTTACTCAGCCCGAGCCTTTGTGGGCTGGTACAATGGAGTGCCTGAGAACCGAGAT ctgaaGCCTGACCTAAGCTGTGAAACAGCGCTGATCTTGGGCCATGGCAACGTGGCTCTGGATATCGCCCGCATTCTCCTTTCCCCGCTGGATTTCCTCAGG AAGACAGACATCACTGACAGCTCCTTGGCAGCTCTAGCCTGCAGCAAGGTGAAGCGTGTGTGGCTGGCTGGGAGAAGGGGACCTCTCCAAGTTGCTTTCACTATCAAG GAGCTGCGGGAGATGATAAATCTGCCGGGTACCCAACCTGTCCTGAACCCCGCTGACTTCACAGGCcttgaaaatgctgttaaag ATGCCCCCAGGCCCAGGAAACGACTGACTGAGCTGATGATCAAAACAGCCCTGGAGAAGCCCAGGGAGAAGGCAGcggtggcacaggctgcagtcCCCCGGCAGTGGGGCTTGAAGTTCCAGCGTAGCCCCCAGGAGGTGCTGCCCACTGCTGATGGGATGCGGGTGAGGGGTGTCCGCATGGCCCTGACCCGCTTGGAG GGTTCAGGTGACTCTGCCAAAGCTGTCCCCACAGGAGACATGGAGGAGCTGGAGTGTGGGCTGGTGCTCAGCAGCATTGGCTACCGGAGCCTGCCCCTGGACCCAGCGGTACCTTTCGACACCCAACATGGCATTATCCCCAACAACTCGGGCAGAGTGATGGGTGTTCCAG GTCTGTACTGCAGCGGGTGGGTGAAGAGAGGACCCGTGGGTGTGATCATCACCACCATGAATGACAGCTTTGACACTGCGCAGTCTGTGCTGGAGGATCTCCAGGGGGGTGTGCTGGATGTGTCTGTCTCCAGAGAAGGTTTTGGTGCTGTGGGCAGCATCCTGCGGAGTCGAG